One Caretta caretta isolate rCarCar2 chromosome 6, rCarCar1.hap1, whole genome shotgun sequence genomic region harbors:
- the LOC125637871 gene encoding olfactory receptor 5W2: MEEGNHSEATEFILSGLTDHPELQVPLFGVFLLIYGITLVGNGGMILLITIDPRLHTPMYFFLRNLSFCDLCFSSIIFPKMLLNFLAERKSISYTACAVQMYLSIAFGDAECLLLAVMAYDRYVAICNPLLYTVTMSRHLCKQLVAGVYVLGVLDSMIHTCCTFRLSFCSSNIINHFFCDIPPLLALSCSDTRINEIVMFVSMCYIEVISFLTVLLSYVYITSTILQMHSAEGRHKAFSTCTFHLTAVVLFYGTLLFMYLRPTSSYSTDTDKVASVFYMLVIPMLNPLIYSLRNMEVKDALRKAMNKFLNLFHSVLV, from the coding sequence atggaagagggaaATCATTCGGAGGCGACTGAGTTCATTCTCTCAGGACTGACAGATCATCCAGAGCTGCAGGTTCCCCTGTTTGGGGTTTTCTTACTGATTTATGGTATCACCCTGGTAGGAAATGGGGGGATGATCTTGTTAATCACAATTGATCCCCgactccacacccccatgtactttttcctcaggaatttgtctttctgtgacctctgcttTTCCTCGATAATTTTCCCTAAGATGCTTCTGAATTTCTTAGCCGAGAGGAAAAGCATTTCTTACACTGCCTGCGCTGTGCAAATGTATCTCTCTATCGCTTTTGGAGATGCTGAGtgcctcttgctggctgtgatggcgtatgaccgttatgtggccatctgtaacccGCTGCTCTATACGGTCACCATGTCCAGGCACCTTTGTaaacagctggtggctggggtaTACGTTCTGGGGGTGTTGGATTCAATGATACACACGTGTTGTACATTTcggctgtcattctgcagctccaatatcatcaatcatttcttctgtgacatcccCCCGCTGCTGGCGCTCTCCTGTTCTGACACCCGCATCAATGAGATTGTGATGTTTGTTTCAATGTGCTACATTGAAGTCATCAGCTTTCTGACTGTTCTCCTCTCCTATGTCTATATCACCTCCACCATCCTGCAGATGCACTCTGCCGAGGGCCGacacaaagccttctccacctgcactttCCACTTGACCGCTGTGGTCCTGTTTTATGGCACCCTCCTCTTCATGTATTTACGTCCCACCTCCAGCTATTCCACGGATACAGACAAAGTGGCCTCAGTGTTTTACATGCTGgtgatccccatgttgaaccccctcatctacagcctgaggaacatgGAGGTGAAGGACGCCCTGAGGAAAGCAATGAATAAATTCTTGAATCTGTTTCATTCAGTACTGGTTTAG